One Nicotiana tomentosiformis chromosome 4, ASM39032v3, whole genome shotgun sequence genomic window carries:
- the LOC104107554 gene encoding protein ACCELERATED CELL DEATH 6-like isoform X4, with translation MAEAGNLYPYPSTLNIANFVTVKLSDSSNYSIWKAQMLCLLECQELVGFIDGTYQPPLLDNYLKWKRSDRLVKGWILGSLTEDMLQFVVEKVSTARDVWLELKDICCLISLDNFEAEGSTVQPIIEEAESTETEQDYKYYLPLYKASLCGDWEKAKTFLKKDNEASRAHITSFLQTALHIAVGAKKNDNAKFFVENLVASMADYALAVKDSFGETPLHYAARFGNLDAAKILVNRNSNLAHVASKNGLYPIHVAAEYGYKHVDLVRYFFSVTKDLAPYTGRNGVRLLYRLIWSDLYDFAMHLVKCFPDLAKYTSNGSSPLALLATKTSAFVGTSRVSSQKPLSSPELEYQNAIKLAEFLCEKLKGLSEKEIISIVGGPLLQAVHFDNYKLVEIFVGKFPLLVYHSNKNGKNILHIAVENRCTNVFNLVCQMSQHRHNLITSVDSFNNTMLHLAGKLPPKNKVNHTFGAALRMQEELRWFEVVKEMLPPPYFERLNNKGKTAHQVFTVQHANLKIEGEKWMKETASSCAIIAMLTVAIAFGATITVPGGRNCENGLPIFSRNGFFSAFAFSNTVSLSTACISLFAFVSILTSSYAEEDFLRVLPKRLLWGLLTLYASIEAMMLSFGCALYFVFKDNYMVFYVGFVLAVLPILPFQHWRGSLVNHLFFEVKKKDNFLEA, from the exons ATGGCAGAGGCAGGAAATCTATATCCTTACCCATCAACGCTTAATATAGCCAATTTTGTAACAGTTAAACTGTCTGATTCTTCCAATTATAGTATATGGAAAGCACAAATGCTTTGTCTTCTCGAATGTCAAGAATTAGTTGGTTTCATAGATGGAACTTACCAACCACCCTTATTAGATAATTACTTGAAGTGGAAAAGAAGTGACCGGCTTGTTAAAGGATGGATTCTTGGCTCTCTTACTGAAGATATGCTTCAGTTTGTGGTTGAGAAAGTCAGTACTGCCAGAGATGTTTGGTTGGAGTTGAAGGATATTTGCTGCCTTATATCGTTAGACAATTTTGAAG CAGAAGGTAGCACAGTGCAGCCAATAATTGAGGAAGCAGAGAGCACAGAAACAGAGCAAGATTACAAGTACTACTTGCCACTATACAAGGCTTCGCTATGTGGTGATTGGGAAAAGGCAAAAACATTCTTGAAAAAAGACAATGAAGCAAGTAGAGCTCATATCACTTCCTTTTTACAAACAGCACTTCACATTGCAGTTGGGGCGAAGAAAAACGATAATGCTAAGTTTTTCGTGGAGAATTTGGTGGCTTCAATGGCGGATTATGCGTTAGCTGTAAAAGATAGTTTCGGGGAAACGCCTCTACATTATGCTGCTCGGTTTGGCAACTTAGATGCTGCAAAAATTCTTGTCAACAGAAACTCTAATTTGgctcatgttgcatccaaaaatGGCCTTTATCCGATTCATGTAGCAGCTGAATATGGTTACAAACATGTGGATCTGGTTCGTTACTTCTTCAGTGTCACCAAAGATCTTGCTCCTTATACTGGTCGGAATGGTGTTAGGCTGCTTTATCGATTGATCTGGTCGGACTTGTACG ATTTTGCGATGCATTTGGTAAAATGTTTTCCTGATTTGGCAAAATATACTTCAAATGGATCATCTCCTTTGGCGCTGCTGGCTACAAAGACGTCCGCATTCGTTGGTACAAGTCGCGTAAGCTCTCAGAAGCCACTATCTT CACCTGAATTGGAATACCAAAATGCAATAAAATTAGCGGAATTCCTTTGTGAGAAGTTAAAAGGTTTAAGCGAGAAAGAGATCATCTCCATTGTTGGCGGCCCTCTCCTTCAAGCCGTGCATTTCGACAATTACAAGCTTGTTGAAATTTTTGTGGGGAAATTTCCTTTACTGGTTTATCATAGCAACAAAAATGGGAAGAATATACTTCACATTGCAGTAGAAAATCGCTGCACAAATGTCTTTAACTTGGTCTGTCAAATGAGTCAGCATAGACATAACCTCATAACTTCAGTGGATTCATTCAACAATACAATGTTGCATTTGGCTGGTAAATTGCCACCTAAAAACAAAGTAAATCATACTTTTGGCGCAGCTCTTCGAATGCAAGAAGAATTGCGGTGGTTTGAG GTAGTGAAGGAGATGTTACCTCCTCCTTATTTTGAGCGTTTAAACAATAAGGGTAAAACGGCTCATCAAGTATTTACAGTGCAACACGCAAATTTAAAAATAGAAGgagaaaaatggatgaaagagacgGCAAGTTCATGTGCAATTATAGCAATGCTCACAGTTGCCATTGCATTTGGTGCAACAATTACAGTTCCCGGTGGCAGAAACTGCGAAAACGGTCTTCCAATTTTCTCAAGAAACGGATTCTTCAGCGCATTCGCGTTCTCCAATACAGTATCACTCTCCACTGCCTGCATTTCTCTGTTCGCGTTCGTTTCTATTTTAACTTCTAGTTATGCAGAAGAAGATTTTCTCCGTGTTTTGCCAAAGCGTCTGTTATGGGGACTTCTCACCTTGTACGCCTCAATAGAAGCAATGATGCTAAGCTTTGGTTGTGCGCTCTATTTTGTGTTCAAGGACAACTATATGGTGTTCTATGTAGGGTTTGTACTAGCTGTATTACCCATCTTACCATTTCAACATTGGCGAGGCTCACTCGTTAATCATCTGTTTTTTGAGGTCAAGAAAAAAGACAATTTTTTGGAGGCATAG
- the LOC104107554 gene encoding protein ACCELERATED CELL DEATH 6-like isoform X2, producing MAEAGNLYPYPSTLNIANFVTVKLSDSSNYSIWKAQMLCLLECQELVGFIDGTYQPPLLDNYLKWKRSDRLVKGWILGSLTEDMLQFVVEKVSTARDVWLELKDICCLISLDNFEEGSTVQPIIEEAESTETEQDYKYYLPLYKASLCGDWEKAKTFLKKDNEASRAHITSFLQTALHIAVGAKKNDNAKFFVENLVASMADYALAVKDSFGETPLHYAARFGNLDAAKILVNRNSNLAHVASKNGLYPIHVAAEYGYKHVDLVRYFFSVTKDLAPYTGRNGVRLLYRLIWSDLYDFAMHLVKCFPDLAKYTSNGSSPLALLATKTSAFVGTSRVSSQKPLSYIVTSATSWIFQERANASNIENAVNEALLDKPKTNSPELEYQNAIKLAEFLCEKLKGLSEKEIISIVGGPLLQAVHFDNYKLVEIFVGKFPLLVYHSNKNGKNILHIAVENRCTNVFNLVCQMSQHRHNLITSVDSFNNTMLHLAGKLPPKNKVNHTFGAALRMQEELRWFEVVKEMLPPPYFERLNNKGKTAHQVFTVQHANLKIEGEKWMKETASSCAIIAMLTVAIAFGATITVPGGRNCENGLPIFSRNGFFSAFAFSNTVSLSTACISLFAFVSILTSSYAEEDFLRVLPKRLLWGLLTLYASIEAMMLSFGCALYFVFKDNYMVFYVGFVLAVLPILPFQHWRGSLVNHLFFEVKKKDNFLEA from the exons ATGGCAGAGGCAGGAAATCTATATCCTTACCCATCAACGCTTAATATAGCCAATTTTGTAACAGTTAAACTGTCTGATTCTTCCAATTATAGTATATGGAAAGCACAAATGCTTTGTCTTCTCGAATGTCAAGAATTAGTTGGTTTCATAGATGGAACTTACCAACCACCCTTATTAGATAATTACTTGAAGTGGAAAAGAAGTGACCGGCTTGTTAAAGGATGGATTCTTGGCTCTCTTACTGAAGATATGCTTCAGTTTGTGGTTGAGAAAGTCAGTACTGCCAGAGATGTTTGGTTGGAGTTGAAGGATATTTGCTGCCTTATATCGTTAGACAATTTTGAAG AAGGTAGCACAGTGCAGCCAATAATTGAGGAAGCAGAGAGCACAGAAACAGAGCAAGATTACAAGTACTACTTGCCACTATACAAGGCTTCGCTATGTGGTGATTGGGAAAAGGCAAAAACATTCTTGAAAAAAGACAATGAAGCAAGTAGAGCTCATATCACTTCCTTTTTACAAACAGCACTTCACATTGCAGTTGGGGCGAAGAAAAACGATAATGCTAAGTTTTTCGTGGAGAATTTGGTGGCTTCAATGGCGGATTATGCGTTAGCTGTAAAAGATAGTTTCGGGGAAACGCCTCTACATTATGCTGCTCGGTTTGGCAACTTAGATGCTGCAAAAATTCTTGTCAACAGAAACTCTAATTTGgctcatgttgcatccaaaaatGGCCTTTATCCGATTCATGTAGCAGCTGAATATGGTTACAAACATGTGGATCTGGTTCGTTACTTCTTCAGTGTCACCAAAGATCTTGCTCCTTATACTGGTCGGAATGGTGTTAGGCTGCTTTATCGATTGATCTGGTCGGACTTGTACG ATTTTGCGATGCATTTGGTAAAATGTTTTCCTGATTTGGCAAAATATACTTCAAATGGATCATCTCCTTTGGCGCTGCTGGCTACAAAGACGTCCGCATTCGTTGGTACAAGTCGCGTAAGCTCTCAGAAGCCACTATCTT ATATAGTGACCAGCGCTACATCATGGATTTTCCAAGAAAGAGCAAATGCCAGTAATATCGAGAATGCAGTCAACGAAGCACTATTGGATAAGCCAAAGACCAACT CACCTGAATTGGAATACCAAAATGCAATAAAATTAGCGGAATTCCTTTGTGAGAAGTTAAAAGGTTTAAGCGAGAAAGAGATCATCTCCATTGTTGGCGGCCCTCTCCTTCAAGCCGTGCATTTCGACAATTACAAGCTTGTTGAAATTTTTGTGGGGAAATTTCCTTTACTGGTTTATCATAGCAACAAAAATGGGAAGAATATACTTCACATTGCAGTAGAAAATCGCTGCACAAATGTCTTTAACTTGGTCTGTCAAATGAGTCAGCATAGACATAACCTCATAACTTCAGTGGATTCATTCAACAATACAATGTTGCATTTGGCTGGTAAATTGCCACCTAAAAACAAAGTAAATCATACTTTTGGCGCAGCTCTTCGAATGCAAGAAGAATTGCGGTGGTTTGAG GTAGTGAAGGAGATGTTACCTCCTCCTTATTTTGAGCGTTTAAACAATAAGGGTAAAACGGCTCATCAAGTATTTACAGTGCAACACGCAAATTTAAAAATAGAAGgagaaaaatggatgaaagagacgGCAAGTTCATGTGCAATTATAGCAATGCTCACAGTTGCCATTGCATTTGGTGCAACAATTACAGTTCCCGGTGGCAGAAACTGCGAAAACGGTCTTCCAATTTTCTCAAGAAACGGATTCTTCAGCGCATTCGCGTTCTCCAATACAGTATCACTCTCCACTGCCTGCATTTCTCTGTTCGCGTTCGTTTCTATTTTAACTTCTAGTTATGCAGAAGAAGATTTTCTCCGTGTTTTGCCAAAGCGTCTGTTATGGGGACTTCTCACCTTGTACGCCTCAATAGAAGCAATGATGCTAAGCTTTGGTTGTGCGCTCTATTTTGTGTTCAAGGACAACTATATGGTGTTCTATGTAGGGTTTGTACTAGCTGTATTACCCATCTTACCATTTCAACATTGGCGAGGCTCACTCGTTAATCATCTGTTTTTTGAGGTCAAGAAAAAAGACAATTTTTTGGAGGCATAG
- the LOC104107554 gene encoding protein ACCELERATED CELL DEATH 6-like isoform X1, with product MAEAGNLYPYPSTLNIANFVTVKLSDSSNYSIWKAQMLCLLECQELVGFIDGTYQPPLLDNYLKWKRSDRLVKGWILGSLTEDMLQFVVEKVSTARDVWLELKDICCLISLDNFEAEGSTVQPIIEEAESTETEQDYKYYLPLYKASLCGDWEKAKTFLKKDNEASRAHITSFLQTALHIAVGAKKNDNAKFFVENLVASMADYALAVKDSFGETPLHYAARFGNLDAAKILVNRNSNLAHVASKNGLYPIHVAAEYGYKHVDLVRYFFSVTKDLAPYTGRNGVRLLYRLIWSDLYDFAMHLVKCFPDLAKYTSNGSSPLALLATKTSAFVGTSRVSSQKPLSYIVTSATSWIFQERANASNIENAVNEALLDKPKTNSPELEYQNAIKLAEFLCEKLKGLSEKEIISIVGGPLLQAVHFDNYKLVEIFVGKFPLLVYHSNKNGKNILHIAVENRCTNVFNLVCQMSQHRHNLITSVDSFNNTMLHLAGKLPPKNKVNHTFGAALRMQEELRWFEVVKEMLPPPYFERLNNKGKTAHQVFTVQHANLKIEGEKWMKETASSCAIIAMLTVAIAFGATITVPGGRNCENGLPIFSRNGFFSAFAFSNTVSLSTACISLFAFVSILTSSYAEEDFLRVLPKRLLWGLLTLYASIEAMMLSFGCALYFVFKDNYMVFYVGFVLAVLPILPFQHWRGSLVNHLFFEVKKKDNFLEA from the exons ATGGCAGAGGCAGGAAATCTATATCCTTACCCATCAACGCTTAATATAGCCAATTTTGTAACAGTTAAACTGTCTGATTCTTCCAATTATAGTATATGGAAAGCACAAATGCTTTGTCTTCTCGAATGTCAAGAATTAGTTGGTTTCATAGATGGAACTTACCAACCACCCTTATTAGATAATTACTTGAAGTGGAAAAGAAGTGACCGGCTTGTTAAAGGATGGATTCTTGGCTCTCTTACTGAAGATATGCTTCAGTTTGTGGTTGAGAAAGTCAGTACTGCCAGAGATGTTTGGTTGGAGTTGAAGGATATTTGCTGCCTTATATCGTTAGACAATTTTGAAG CAGAAGGTAGCACAGTGCAGCCAATAATTGAGGAAGCAGAGAGCACAGAAACAGAGCAAGATTACAAGTACTACTTGCCACTATACAAGGCTTCGCTATGTGGTGATTGGGAAAAGGCAAAAACATTCTTGAAAAAAGACAATGAAGCAAGTAGAGCTCATATCACTTCCTTTTTACAAACAGCACTTCACATTGCAGTTGGGGCGAAGAAAAACGATAATGCTAAGTTTTTCGTGGAGAATTTGGTGGCTTCAATGGCGGATTATGCGTTAGCTGTAAAAGATAGTTTCGGGGAAACGCCTCTACATTATGCTGCTCGGTTTGGCAACTTAGATGCTGCAAAAATTCTTGTCAACAGAAACTCTAATTTGgctcatgttgcatccaaaaatGGCCTTTATCCGATTCATGTAGCAGCTGAATATGGTTACAAACATGTGGATCTGGTTCGTTACTTCTTCAGTGTCACCAAAGATCTTGCTCCTTATACTGGTCGGAATGGTGTTAGGCTGCTTTATCGATTGATCTGGTCGGACTTGTACG ATTTTGCGATGCATTTGGTAAAATGTTTTCCTGATTTGGCAAAATATACTTCAAATGGATCATCTCCTTTGGCGCTGCTGGCTACAAAGACGTCCGCATTCGTTGGTACAAGTCGCGTAAGCTCTCAGAAGCCACTATCTT ATATAGTGACCAGCGCTACATCATGGATTTTCCAAGAAAGAGCAAATGCCAGTAATATCGAGAATGCAGTCAACGAAGCACTATTGGATAAGCCAAAGACCAACT CACCTGAATTGGAATACCAAAATGCAATAAAATTAGCGGAATTCCTTTGTGAGAAGTTAAAAGGTTTAAGCGAGAAAGAGATCATCTCCATTGTTGGCGGCCCTCTCCTTCAAGCCGTGCATTTCGACAATTACAAGCTTGTTGAAATTTTTGTGGGGAAATTTCCTTTACTGGTTTATCATAGCAACAAAAATGGGAAGAATATACTTCACATTGCAGTAGAAAATCGCTGCACAAATGTCTTTAACTTGGTCTGTCAAATGAGTCAGCATAGACATAACCTCATAACTTCAGTGGATTCATTCAACAATACAATGTTGCATTTGGCTGGTAAATTGCCACCTAAAAACAAAGTAAATCATACTTTTGGCGCAGCTCTTCGAATGCAAGAAGAATTGCGGTGGTTTGAG GTAGTGAAGGAGATGTTACCTCCTCCTTATTTTGAGCGTTTAAACAATAAGGGTAAAACGGCTCATCAAGTATTTACAGTGCAACACGCAAATTTAAAAATAGAAGgagaaaaatggatgaaagagacgGCAAGTTCATGTGCAATTATAGCAATGCTCACAGTTGCCATTGCATTTGGTGCAACAATTACAGTTCCCGGTGGCAGAAACTGCGAAAACGGTCTTCCAATTTTCTCAAGAAACGGATTCTTCAGCGCATTCGCGTTCTCCAATACAGTATCACTCTCCACTGCCTGCATTTCTCTGTTCGCGTTCGTTTCTATTTTAACTTCTAGTTATGCAGAAGAAGATTTTCTCCGTGTTTTGCCAAAGCGTCTGTTATGGGGACTTCTCACCTTGTACGCCTCAATAGAAGCAATGATGCTAAGCTTTGGTTGTGCGCTCTATTTTGTGTTCAAGGACAACTATATGGTGTTCTATGTAGGGTTTGTACTAGCTGTATTACCCATCTTACCATTTCAACATTGGCGAGGCTCACTCGTTAATCATCTGTTTTTTGAGGTCAAGAAAAAAGACAATTTTTTGGAGGCATAG
- the LOC104107554 gene encoding protein ACCELERATED CELL DEATH 6-like isoform X3, producing MAEAGNLYPYPSTLNIANFVTVKLSDSSNYSIWKAQMLCLLECQELVGFIDGTYQPPLLDNYLKWKRSDRLVKGWILGSLTEDMLQFVVEKVSTARDVWLELKDICCLISLDNFEAEGSTVQPIIEEAESTETEQDYKYYLPLYKASLCGDWEKAKTFLKKDNEASRAHITSFLQTALHIAVGAKKNDNAKFFVENLVASMADYALAVKDSFGETPLHYAARFGNLDAAKILVNRNSNLAHVASKNGLYPIHVAAEYGYKHVDLVRYFFSVTKDLAPYTGRNGVRLLYRLIWSDLYDFAMHLVKCFPDLAKYTSNGSSPLALLATKTSAFVGTSRVSSQKPLSLTSATSWIFQERANASNIENAVNEALLDKPKTNSPELEYQNAIKLAEFLCEKLKGLSEKEIISIVGGPLLQAVHFDNYKLVEIFVGKFPLLVYHSNKNGKNILHIAVENRCTNVFNLVCQMSQHRHNLITSVDSFNNTMLHLAGKLPPKNKVNHTFGAALRMQEELRWFEVVKEMLPPPYFERLNNKGKTAHQVFTVQHANLKIEGEKWMKETASSCAIIAMLTVAIAFGATITVPGGRNCENGLPIFSRNGFFSAFAFSNTVSLSTACISLFAFVSILTSSYAEEDFLRVLPKRLLWGLLTLYASIEAMMLSFGCALYFVFKDNYMVFYVGFVLAVLPILPFQHWRGSLVNHLFFEVKKKDNFLEA from the exons ATGGCAGAGGCAGGAAATCTATATCCTTACCCATCAACGCTTAATATAGCCAATTTTGTAACAGTTAAACTGTCTGATTCTTCCAATTATAGTATATGGAAAGCACAAATGCTTTGTCTTCTCGAATGTCAAGAATTAGTTGGTTTCATAGATGGAACTTACCAACCACCCTTATTAGATAATTACTTGAAGTGGAAAAGAAGTGACCGGCTTGTTAAAGGATGGATTCTTGGCTCTCTTACTGAAGATATGCTTCAGTTTGTGGTTGAGAAAGTCAGTACTGCCAGAGATGTTTGGTTGGAGTTGAAGGATATTTGCTGCCTTATATCGTTAGACAATTTTGAAG CAGAAGGTAGCACAGTGCAGCCAATAATTGAGGAAGCAGAGAGCACAGAAACAGAGCAAGATTACAAGTACTACTTGCCACTATACAAGGCTTCGCTATGTGGTGATTGGGAAAAGGCAAAAACATTCTTGAAAAAAGACAATGAAGCAAGTAGAGCTCATATCACTTCCTTTTTACAAACAGCACTTCACATTGCAGTTGGGGCGAAGAAAAACGATAATGCTAAGTTTTTCGTGGAGAATTTGGTGGCTTCAATGGCGGATTATGCGTTAGCTGTAAAAGATAGTTTCGGGGAAACGCCTCTACATTATGCTGCTCGGTTTGGCAACTTAGATGCTGCAAAAATTCTTGTCAACAGAAACTCTAATTTGgctcatgttgcatccaaaaatGGCCTTTATCCGATTCATGTAGCAGCTGAATATGGTTACAAACATGTGGATCTGGTTCGTTACTTCTTCAGTGTCACCAAAGATCTTGCTCCTTATACTGGTCGGAATGGTGTTAGGCTGCTTTATCGATTGATCTGGTCGGACTTGTACG ATTTTGCGATGCATTTGGTAAAATGTTTTCCTGATTTGGCAAAATATACTTCAAATGGATCATCTCCTTTGGCGCTGCTGGCTACAAAGACGTCCGCATTCGTTGGTACAAGTCGCGTAAGCTCTCAGAAGCCACTATCTT TGACCAGCGCTACATCATGGATTTTCCAAGAAAGAGCAAATGCCAGTAATATCGAGAATGCAGTCAACGAAGCACTATTGGATAAGCCAAAGACCAACT CACCTGAATTGGAATACCAAAATGCAATAAAATTAGCGGAATTCCTTTGTGAGAAGTTAAAAGGTTTAAGCGAGAAAGAGATCATCTCCATTGTTGGCGGCCCTCTCCTTCAAGCCGTGCATTTCGACAATTACAAGCTTGTTGAAATTTTTGTGGGGAAATTTCCTTTACTGGTTTATCATAGCAACAAAAATGGGAAGAATATACTTCACATTGCAGTAGAAAATCGCTGCACAAATGTCTTTAACTTGGTCTGTCAAATGAGTCAGCATAGACATAACCTCATAACTTCAGTGGATTCATTCAACAATACAATGTTGCATTTGGCTGGTAAATTGCCACCTAAAAACAAAGTAAATCATACTTTTGGCGCAGCTCTTCGAATGCAAGAAGAATTGCGGTGGTTTGAG GTAGTGAAGGAGATGTTACCTCCTCCTTATTTTGAGCGTTTAAACAATAAGGGTAAAACGGCTCATCAAGTATTTACAGTGCAACACGCAAATTTAAAAATAGAAGgagaaaaatggatgaaagagacgGCAAGTTCATGTGCAATTATAGCAATGCTCACAGTTGCCATTGCATTTGGTGCAACAATTACAGTTCCCGGTGGCAGAAACTGCGAAAACGGTCTTCCAATTTTCTCAAGAAACGGATTCTTCAGCGCATTCGCGTTCTCCAATACAGTATCACTCTCCACTGCCTGCATTTCTCTGTTCGCGTTCGTTTCTATTTTAACTTCTAGTTATGCAGAAGAAGATTTTCTCCGTGTTTTGCCAAAGCGTCTGTTATGGGGACTTCTCACCTTGTACGCCTCAATAGAAGCAATGATGCTAAGCTTTGGTTGTGCGCTCTATTTTGTGTTCAAGGACAACTATATGGTGTTCTATGTAGGGTTTGTACTAGCTGTATTACCCATCTTACCATTTCAACATTGGCGAGGCTCACTCGTTAATCATCTGTTTTTTGAGGTCAAGAAAAAAGACAATTTTTTGGAGGCATAG